A stretch of Cicer arietinum cultivar CDC Frontier isolate Library 1 chromosome 5, Cicar.CDCFrontier_v2.0, whole genome shotgun sequence DNA encodes these proteins:
- the LOC101505557 gene encoding protein PSK SIMULATOR 2-like isoform X3, with translation MVAECGKMQLWTEILNYDLLTSVTKKGSLLGKASYRAVEVLDTLGSGIPKLNNSSGFVSGMTSRGKKISILAFEVANTITKGATLFHSLSEENIQFLKKEVLQSEGIQQLVSTDMKELICLAEVDKREEFNVFSREVVRFGNMCKDPQWHNLHRYFSKLDSDNSGDKQYQVDAEKTMLEFTSLVHHTAELYHELNAYERFEHDYQQKIKEMESLNLPLKGESITIFQSELKHQKKLVRNLKKKSLWSRNLEEIVEKLVDIVTYIHQTICEFLGNHGTSVVKYGKGPQRLGEAGLALHYANMINQINMIASRPASLPPNMRDTLYKGLPKNIKSALPSRLQTIFFPKEHSFTQIKAEMDKIFQWLVPFATNTIKAHQGFGWVGEWANTSSDFGDNMTKESNPIRLQTLYYADKQKIDAYIIELLALIHHLISSVRSRQNVLRPMPTRSPKRLELQSKMRQFVILSLDRNNKSLGTQISIEDRILLEEVIARRRSPGVSKSEELGSAKKTQARQSRKSHRTKSAGSSPVREFLGTRLNANHRSYNVLDVMDGLGY, from the exons ATGGTGGCAGAATGCGGGAAAATGCAGTTGTGGACCGAAATTTTGAACTACGACTTGCTAACCTCA GTCACCAAAAAGGGCTCTTTACTGGGTAAAGCTAGCTACAGGGCAGTGGAAGTTCTAGACACACTTGGAAGTGGCATTCCAAAGCTAAACAACAGTAGTGGGTTTGTCTCTGGCATGACTTCTAGAgggaaaaaaatatcaatattggcATTTGAAGTAGCTAATACAATAACCAAAGGAGCCACTTTATTTCACTCACTTTCTGAAGAAAACATTCAGTTTCTTAAGAAGGAGGTTTTACAATCAGAAGGCATTCAACAATTAGTCTCGACTGATATGAAAGAGTTAATATGTCTTGCTGAGGTTGACAAAAG ggAAGAATTCAACGTCTTCTCACGGGAAGTAGTTAGATTTGGAAATATGTGTAAAGACCCACAGTGGCACAACCTACATCGATATTTCTCAAA gTTAGACTCGGATAACTCGGGCGACAAGCAATATCAGGTAGATGCCGAAAAGACAATGCTGGAGTTTACCAGTCTAGTTCATCATACTGCG GAATTATACCATGAATTAAATGCTTACGAACGTTTTGAACATGATTATCAGCAAAAGATTAAGGAAATGGAGTCCTTGAATCTTCCTCTAAAAG GAGAGAGTATCACAATTTTTCAAAGCGAGTTAAAGCATCAAAAAAAGCTCGTAAGGAACTTGAAAAAGAAATCTCTTTGGTCCAGAAATTTGGAGGAg ATAGTTGAAAAGCTTGTTGACATTGTTACCTATATACATCAAACAATTTGCGAGTTCCTTGGAAATCATG GAACAAGTGTTGTCAAGTATGGTAAAGGTCCTCAAAGACTAGGCGAAGCTGGTCTTGCGCTACACTATGCTAACATGATCAATCAGATAAATATGATT GCATCTCGCCCCGCCTCCCTTCCTCCAAATATGAGGGACACATTATATAAGGGTTTGCCAAAAAATATCAAGAGTGCCCTTCCATCCCGGTTGCAAACCATATTTTTCCCAAAAGAG CACTCCTTCACTCAGATCAAAGCTGAAATGGATAAGATTTTTCAGTGGCTTGTACCATTTGCCACAAATACAATCAA AGCACATCAAGGTTTCGGATGGGTTGGTGAATGGGCAAACACAAG TAGTGACTTTGGTGATAACATGACCAAAGAAAGCAACCCAATTCGGCTTCAGACACTTTACTATGCCGATAAGCAGAAGATAGATGCTTATATTATTGAATTGTTGGCACTGATTCACCATTTGATTAGCTCTGTAAGATCAAGACAAAATGTGTTGAGGCCAATGCCCACACGGTCTCCCAAGAGACTTGAACTTCAGTCTAAGATGCGACAGTTTGTGATTCTATCATTGGACAGAAACAACAAATCATTGGGAACTCAAATTTCGATAGAGGATAGGATATTATTAGAGGAGGTAATTGCAAGGAGGAGGAGTCCGGGAGTTAGCAAAAGCGAGGAACTTGGTTCTGCCAAGAAAACACAAGCCAGGCAATCCAGGAAATCGCATAGGACCAAAAGTGCAGGTAGTTCACCTGTTAGGGAGTTCTTGGGTACAAGGCTCAATGCCAACCACAGAAGCTATAACGTTTTGGATGTTATGGATGGCTTGGGATAttga
- the LOC101505557 gene encoding protein PSK SIMULATOR 2-like isoform X2 produces MGAVLCSAGMAEGNAEIGGNTLGFSGKLKKENGFKDKNETFSDSRSNGQGKNHKKQENGFSNEFGLSTSDSMGEKQVTKKGSLLGKASYRAVEVLDTLGSGIPKLNNSSGFVSGMTSRGKKISILAFEVANTITKGATLFHSLSEENIQFLKKEVLQSEGIQQLVSTDMKELICLAEVDKREEFNVFSREVVRFGNMCKDPQWHNLHRYFSKLDSDNSGDKQYQVDAEKTMLEFTSLVHHTAELYHELNAYERFEHDYQQKIKEMESLNLPLKGESITIFQSELKHQKKLVRNLKKKSLWSRNLEEIVEKLVDIVTYIHQTICEFLGNHGTSVVKYGKGPQRLGEAGLALHYANMINQINMIASRPASLPPNMRDTLYKGLPKNIKSALPSRLQTIFFPKEHSFTQIKAEMDKIFQWLVPFATNTIKAHQGFGWVGEWANTSDFGDNMTKESNPIRLQTLYYADKQKIDAYIIELLALIHHLISSVRSRQNVLRPMPTRSPKRLELQSKMRQFVILSLDRNNKSLGTQISIEDRILLEEVIARRRSPGVSKSEELGSAKKTQARQSRKSHRTKSAGSSPVREFLGTRLNANHRSYNVLDVMDGLGY; encoded by the exons atgGGAGCGGTACTTTGCTCTGCTGGGATGGCTGAGGGAAATGCAGAAATTGGAGGGAACACTTTGGGGTTTTCTGGGAAGCTTAAGAAAGAAAACGGCTTTAAAGATAAGAATGAAACTTTTTCAGATTCTAGGTCTAATGGTCAAGGTAAAAACCACAAGAAGCAAGAAAATGGGTTTTCTAACGAATTCGGTTTATCCACTTCCGATTCAATGGGGGAAAAACAG GTCACCAAAAAGGGCTCTTTACTGGGTAAAGCTAGCTACAGGGCAGTGGAAGTTCTAGACACACTTGGAAGTGGCATTCCAAAGCTAAACAACAGTAGTGGGTTTGTCTCTGGCATGACTTCTAGAgggaaaaaaatatcaatattggcATTTGAAGTAGCTAATACAATAACCAAAGGAGCCACTTTATTTCACTCACTTTCTGAAGAAAACATTCAGTTTCTTAAGAAGGAGGTTTTACAATCAGAAGGCATTCAACAATTAGTCTCGACTGATATGAAAGAGTTAATATGTCTTGCTGAGGTTGACAAAAG ggAAGAATTCAACGTCTTCTCACGGGAAGTAGTTAGATTTGGAAATATGTGTAAAGACCCACAGTGGCACAACCTACATCGATATTTCTCAAA gTTAGACTCGGATAACTCGGGCGACAAGCAATATCAGGTAGATGCCGAAAAGACAATGCTGGAGTTTACCAGTCTAGTTCATCATACTGCG GAATTATACCATGAATTAAATGCTTACGAACGTTTTGAACATGATTATCAGCAAAAGATTAAGGAAATGGAGTCCTTGAATCTTCCTCTAAAAG GAGAGAGTATCACAATTTTTCAAAGCGAGTTAAAGCATCAAAAAAAGCTCGTAAGGAACTTGAAAAAGAAATCTCTTTGGTCCAGAAATTTGGAGGAg ATAGTTGAAAAGCTTGTTGACATTGTTACCTATATACATCAAACAATTTGCGAGTTCCTTGGAAATCATG GAACAAGTGTTGTCAAGTATGGTAAAGGTCCTCAAAGACTAGGCGAAGCTGGTCTTGCGCTACACTATGCTAACATGATCAATCAGATAAATATGATT GCATCTCGCCCCGCCTCCCTTCCTCCAAATATGAGGGACACATTATATAAGGGTTTGCCAAAAAATATCAAGAGTGCCCTTCCATCCCGGTTGCAAACCATATTTTTCCCAAAAGAG CACTCCTTCACTCAGATCAAAGCTGAAATGGATAAGATTTTTCAGTGGCTTGTACCATTTGCCACAAATACAATCAA AGCACATCAAGGTTTCGGATGGGTTGGTGAATGGGCAAACACAAG TGACTTTGGTGATAACATGACCAAAGAAAGCAACCCAATTCGGCTTCAGACACTTTACTATGCCGATAAGCAGAAGATAGATGCTTATATTATTGAATTGTTGGCACTGATTCACCATTTGATTAGCTCTGTAAGATCAAGACAAAATGTGTTGAGGCCAATGCCCACACGGTCTCCCAAGAGACTTGAACTTCAGTCTAAGATGCGACAGTTTGTGATTCTATCATTGGACAGAAACAACAAATCATTGGGAACTCAAATTTCGATAGAGGATAGGATATTATTAGAGGAGGTAATTGCAAGGAGGAGGAGTCCGGGAGTTAGCAAAAGCGAGGAACTTGGTTCTGCCAAGAAAACACAAGCCAGGCAATCCAGGAAATCGCATAGGACCAAAAGTGCAGGTAGTTCACCTGTTAGGGAGTTCTTGGGTACAAGGCTCAATGCCAACCACAGAAGCTATAACGTTTTGGATGTTATGGATGGCTTGGGATAttga
- the LOC101505131 gene encoding thaumatin-like protein 1b isoform X1, protein MDQINTLIFSFFLITFHLSSSTVLSTTFTFVNKCDYTVWPGILSNAGVAPLSTTGFVLQSGDSKSITPPASWGGRFWGRTLCSQDSTGKFTCVTGDCNSGRLECSGNGATPPATLAEFTLDGSGGLDFFDVSLVDGYNVPMLVVPQGGSGDNCTSTGCVGDLLSACPSELKVTSVDGKESVACKSACEAFGSAQYCCSGAYGSPNTCKPSSYSEIFKNACPRAYSYAYDDKTSTFTCESAADYTITFCSSTTNGNGNSPSQKSWQGQNPKLDGSGAPNSKTPQLNNGSMVYVGAIDQSEISWSSSTYLWESQLILTITTAIWLLCHLF, encoded by the exons atggatcaaataaatacactaattttttcctttttccttaTAACATTTCATCTTTCATCATCAACGGTATTATCAACTACATTCACATTCGTTAATAAATGCGATTACACAGTTTGGCCGGGAATTCTCTCCAACGCCGGAGTTGCACCGCTTTCAACCACCGGATTCGTTCTTCAATCTGGCGACTCCAAATCCATTACTCCACCAGCTTCTTGGGGAGGTCGCTTCTGGGGCCGCACACTCTGTTCACAAGACTCCACCGGAAAATTCACCTGCGTCACCGGCGATTGTAACTCCGGCAGACTTGAATGCTCCGGCAACGGAGCAACACCACCAGCTACCTTAGCGGAATTCACTCTTGACGGCTCCGGTGGACTCGATTTCTTCGACGTGAGTTTGGTCGACGGTTACAACGTTCCTATGCTGGTTGTTCCACAAGGTGGCTCCGGTGATAACTGCACAAGTACTGGTTGCGTTGGAGATCTTCTTAGCGCGTGTCCATCAGAGCTTAAAGTTACGAGCGTGGATGGGAAAGAGAGCGTGGCGTGTAAAAGTGCTTGTGAAGCGTTTGGGTCGGCGCAGTATTGTTGTAGCGGCGCGTATGGTTCGCCTAACACTTGCAAGCCTTCAAGTTACTCGGAGATTTTCAAGAATGCTTGCCCACGCGCGTATAGCTACGCGTACGACGATAAAACAAGCACGTTTACATGTGAATCTGCTGCTGATTACACCATCACGTTTTGCTCTTCTACCACTAACGGTAACGGTAACAGTCCAAG TCAGAAATCGTGGCAGGGACAAAATCCGAAATTAGATGGCAGTGGTGCTCCCAATTCTAAGACACCACAGCTTAACAACGGTTCAATGGTGTATGTTGGTGCCATAGATCAAAGTGAAATATCATGGTCCTCTAGTACCTATCTGTGGGAATCCCAACTCATTCTCACCATCACAACGGCTATTTGGCTCTTGTGTCACCTCTTCTAG
- the LOC101504818 gene encoding uncharacterized protein: protein MYVEENIGACFVISQESTIERHKKALKESKTLPLLFLFQICFIMAISDTVVSNLTTIYVAVITCMKAYGFLCGRSFNGAYVVMISTTVVALILMTTLTWDLSRKATYAFNRDHPHNHVMMCKGGICWHGVAVRSPASELRFRLPHQQNAAF, encoded by the exons ATGTATGTTGAg GAGAACATAGGCGCGTGTTTCGTAATTTCACAAGAAAGCACTATAGAAAGACACAAGAAAGCATTAAAAGAGTCCAAAACCCTTCCTCTACTGTTTCTCTTCCagatttgttttattatggCTATTTCTGATACAGTAGTGAGTAACCTTACTACAATCTACGTGGCGGTGATCACCTGTATGAAGGCCTACGGTTTTCTCTGTGGTCGAAGCTTTAACGGCGCATATGTTGTCATGATATCAACCACAGTGGTGGCTTTGATCTTAATGACAACGCTGACGTGGGACTTGTCTCGTAAAGCCACGTATGCTTTCAATCGTGACCATCCTCACAATCATGTCATGATGTGTAAGGGTGGTATATGTTGGCATGGTGTGGCGGTCCGATCACCGGCATCTGAGCTCCGTTTCAGACTTCCTCACCAACAGAACGCCGCTTTCTAA
- the LOC101505557 gene encoding protein PSK SIMULATOR 2-like isoform X1, whose translation MGAVLCSAGMAEGNAEIGGNTLGFSGKLKKENGFKDKNETFSDSRSNGQGKNHKKQENGFSNEFGLSTSDSMGEKQVTKKGSLLGKASYRAVEVLDTLGSGIPKLNNSSGFVSGMTSRGKKISILAFEVANTITKGATLFHSLSEENIQFLKKEVLQSEGIQQLVSTDMKELICLAEVDKREEFNVFSREVVRFGNMCKDPQWHNLHRYFSKLDSDNSGDKQYQVDAEKTMLEFTSLVHHTAELYHELNAYERFEHDYQQKIKEMESLNLPLKGESITIFQSELKHQKKLVRNLKKKSLWSRNLEEIVEKLVDIVTYIHQTICEFLGNHGTSVVKYGKGPQRLGEAGLALHYANMINQINMIASRPASLPPNMRDTLYKGLPKNIKSALPSRLQTIFFPKEHSFTQIKAEMDKIFQWLVPFATNTIKAHQGFGWVGEWANTSSDFGDNMTKESNPIRLQTLYYADKQKIDAYIIELLALIHHLISSVRSRQNVLRPMPTRSPKRLELQSKMRQFVILSLDRNNKSLGTQISIEDRILLEEVIARRRSPGVSKSEELGSAKKTQARQSRKSHRTKSAGSSPVREFLGTRLNANHRSYNVLDVMDGLGY comes from the exons atgGGAGCGGTACTTTGCTCTGCTGGGATGGCTGAGGGAAATGCAGAAATTGGAGGGAACACTTTGGGGTTTTCTGGGAAGCTTAAGAAAGAAAACGGCTTTAAAGATAAGAATGAAACTTTTTCAGATTCTAGGTCTAATGGTCAAGGTAAAAACCACAAGAAGCAAGAAAATGGGTTTTCTAACGAATTCGGTTTATCCACTTCCGATTCAATGGGGGAAAAACAG GTCACCAAAAAGGGCTCTTTACTGGGTAAAGCTAGCTACAGGGCAGTGGAAGTTCTAGACACACTTGGAAGTGGCATTCCAAAGCTAAACAACAGTAGTGGGTTTGTCTCTGGCATGACTTCTAGAgggaaaaaaatatcaatattggcATTTGAAGTAGCTAATACAATAACCAAAGGAGCCACTTTATTTCACTCACTTTCTGAAGAAAACATTCAGTTTCTTAAGAAGGAGGTTTTACAATCAGAAGGCATTCAACAATTAGTCTCGACTGATATGAAAGAGTTAATATGTCTTGCTGAGGTTGACAAAAG ggAAGAATTCAACGTCTTCTCACGGGAAGTAGTTAGATTTGGAAATATGTGTAAAGACCCACAGTGGCACAACCTACATCGATATTTCTCAAA gTTAGACTCGGATAACTCGGGCGACAAGCAATATCAGGTAGATGCCGAAAAGACAATGCTGGAGTTTACCAGTCTAGTTCATCATACTGCG GAATTATACCATGAATTAAATGCTTACGAACGTTTTGAACATGATTATCAGCAAAAGATTAAGGAAATGGAGTCCTTGAATCTTCCTCTAAAAG GAGAGAGTATCACAATTTTTCAAAGCGAGTTAAAGCATCAAAAAAAGCTCGTAAGGAACTTGAAAAAGAAATCTCTTTGGTCCAGAAATTTGGAGGAg ATAGTTGAAAAGCTTGTTGACATTGTTACCTATATACATCAAACAATTTGCGAGTTCCTTGGAAATCATG GAACAAGTGTTGTCAAGTATGGTAAAGGTCCTCAAAGACTAGGCGAAGCTGGTCTTGCGCTACACTATGCTAACATGATCAATCAGATAAATATGATT GCATCTCGCCCCGCCTCCCTTCCTCCAAATATGAGGGACACATTATATAAGGGTTTGCCAAAAAATATCAAGAGTGCCCTTCCATCCCGGTTGCAAACCATATTTTTCCCAAAAGAG CACTCCTTCACTCAGATCAAAGCTGAAATGGATAAGATTTTTCAGTGGCTTGTACCATTTGCCACAAATACAATCAA AGCACATCAAGGTTTCGGATGGGTTGGTGAATGGGCAAACACAAG TAGTGACTTTGGTGATAACATGACCAAAGAAAGCAACCCAATTCGGCTTCAGACACTTTACTATGCCGATAAGCAGAAGATAGATGCTTATATTATTGAATTGTTGGCACTGATTCACCATTTGATTAGCTCTGTAAGATCAAGACAAAATGTGTTGAGGCCAATGCCCACACGGTCTCCCAAGAGACTTGAACTTCAGTCTAAGATGCGACAGTTTGTGATTCTATCATTGGACAGAAACAACAAATCATTGGGAACTCAAATTTCGATAGAGGATAGGATATTATTAGAGGAGGTAATTGCAAGGAGGAGGAGTCCGGGAGTTAGCAAAAGCGAGGAACTTGGTTCTGCCAAGAAAACACAAGCCAGGCAATCCAGGAAATCGCATAGGACCAAAAGTGCAGGTAGTTCACCTGTTAGGGAGTTCTTGGGTACAAGGCTCAATGCCAACCACAGAAGCTATAACGTTTTGGATGTTATGGATGGCTTGGGATAttga
- the LOC101505131 gene encoding thaumatin-like protein 1b isoform X2 codes for MDQINTLIFSFFLITFHLSSSTVLSTTFTFVNKCDYTVWPGILSNAGVAPLSTTGFVLQSGDSKSITPPASWGGRFWGRTLCSQDSTGKFTCVTGDCNSGRLECSGNGATPPATLAEFTLDGSGGLDFFDVSLVDGYNVPMLVVPQGGSGDNCTSTGCVGDLLSACPSELKVTSVDGKESVACKSACEAFGSAQYCCSGAYGSPNTCKPSSYSEIFKNACPRAYSYAYDDKTSTFTCESAADYTITFCSSTTNGNGNSPSFRRIKY; via the exons atggatcaaataaatacactaattttttcctttttccttaTAACATTTCATCTTTCATCATCAACGGTATTATCAACTACATTCACATTCGTTAATAAATGCGATTACACAGTTTGGCCGGGAATTCTCTCCAACGCCGGAGTTGCACCGCTTTCAACCACCGGATTCGTTCTTCAATCTGGCGACTCCAAATCCATTACTCCACCAGCTTCTTGGGGAGGTCGCTTCTGGGGCCGCACACTCTGTTCACAAGACTCCACCGGAAAATTCACCTGCGTCACCGGCGATTGTAACTCCGGCAGACTTGAATGCTCCGGCAACGGAGCAACACCACCAGCTACCTTAGCGGAATTCACTCTTGACGGCTCCGGTGGACTCGATTTCTTCGACGTGAGTTTGGTCGACGGTTACAACGTTCCTATGCTGGTTGTTCCACAAGGTGGCTCCGGTGATAACTGCACAAGTACTGGTTGCGTTGGAGATCTTCTTAGCGCGTGTCCATCAGAGCTTAAAGTTACGAGCGTGGATGGGAAAGAGAGCGTGGCGTGTAAAAGTGCTTGTGAAGCGTTTGGGTCGGCGCAGTATTGTTGTAGCGGCGCGTATGGTTCGCCTAACACTTGCAAGCCTTCAAGTTACTCGGAGATTTTCAAGAATGCTTGCCCACGCGCGTATAGCTACGCGTACGACGATAAAACAAGCACGTTTACATGTGAATCTGCTGCTGATTACACCATCACGTTTTGCTCTTCTACCACTAACGGTAACGGTAACAGTCCAAG ttttaggagaataaaatattaa